A window of the Coprobacter fastidiosus genome harbors these coding sequences:
- a CDS encoding aldose epimerase family protein has protein sequence MKRLLSLCFLLPLLVGCNSGPKVTLLPDSQFDTIIDGKKVALYTLKNAKGMAMQVTNYGARVVSLWAPDRAGKMSDVVLGYKDIHSYVNNPGERFLGAAIGRYGNRIANGKFTLDGKEYQLAAYNNGQCLHGGLKSFDRVVWNVDSVMPNKICFSYLSPDGEENFPGNLNVKMTYELTDNDDFEINYTATTDKATPVNLTNHTFFNLKGEGNGDILAHELTIRASHFTPVDSLLIPTGELKETLGTPFDFQKPRQIGSRIDMDDPQLRNGQGYDHNWVLDRHTDKNLEWAATVFEPGTGRQLEVWTTEPGLQFYSGNFFDGAATGKSGQPYDYRCGIALETQHFPDSPNHPDFPNTILKPGETYQQTCVYKFRIK, from the coding sequence ATGAAACGGTTATTATCTTTATGTTTCCTACTTCCTTTATTAGTGGGGTGCAACTCCGGTCCGAAAGTGACCTTGTTGCCTGATTCGCAATTTGATACCATTATAGATGGTAAAAAAGTCGCGCTTTATACGTTGAAAAATGCCAAAGGAATGGCTATGCAAGTGACGAATTACGGAGCTCGGGTGGTCTCTTTATGGGCTCCTGACCGGGCAGGAAAGATGTCTGATGTAGTTCTCGGATATAAGGATATTCATAGTTATGTCAATAATCCGGGCGAACGTTTTCTCGGTGCGGCTATCGGCAGGTACGGGAATCGCATTGCAAACGGTAAATTTACTTTAGATGGCAAGGAATATCAGTTGGCTGCTTATAATAATGGACAATGTTTGCATGGTGGTCTTAAAAGTTTTGACCGGGTGGTTTGGAATGTAGATAGCGTGATGCCGAATAAGATATGTTTCTCTTATTTATCTCCGGATGGAGAAGAGAATTTCCCGGGTAATTTGAATGTCAAAATGACTTATGAGCTTACGGACAATGATGATTTTGAGATTAATTATACTGCTACCACAGATAAAGCTACACCGGTTAATTTGACGAACCATACTTTCTTTAATCTTAAGGGTGAGGGGAATGGGGATATATTAGCCCATGAGTTGACTATACGGGCTTCTCATTTTACTCCGGTGGATAGTCTTTTGATTCCCACAGGTGAATTAAAGGAAACTCTCGGAACTCCTTTTGACTTTCAGAAACCACGTCAAATCGGCAGCCGTATAGATATGGATGACCCTCAATTGCGAAATGGTCAGGGATATGATCATAACTGGGTGTTAGATCGTCATACTGATAAGAATTTGGAATGGGCAGCAACTGTTTTCGAACCGGGAACAGGGCGTCAGCTTGAAGTTTGGACCACAGAGCCCGGATTACAATTTTATAGCGGAAATTTCTTTGATGGGGCAGCTACCGGAAAATCCGGACAGCCGTATGATTACCGTTGTGGTATTGCTTTGGAGACACAGCATTTCCCGGATTCTCCTAAT
- a CDS encoding NUDIX hydrolase gives MKEKDSMEWKVLSSQYISQEPWFTVRKEKVQLPNGNTIDSYYVLEYPNWVNVIAITKDGKFIFERQYRHGLRNTSYELCAGVCEKEDSSPLISAQRELMEETGYGKGEWEEFMIISPNPGTHTNLTYCYLATNVEKISEPHLEATEDIQVKLLTIEEVKDLLENNKITQAQHAAPLWKYIALYGENRHF, from the coding sequence ATGAAAGAAAAAGACAGCATGGAATGGAAAGTATTGAGCAGTCAGTACATATCTCAAGAACCATGGTTTACCGTACGTAAAGAAAAAGTGCAACTTCCTAACGGAAACACGATCGATTCATATTATGTTTTAGAATACCCTAATTGGGTTAACGTAATCGCAATTACCAAAGACGGGAAATTTATTTTCGAACGACAATATCGTCATGGATTGCGAAACACTTCATACGAACTGTGTGCCGGAGTTTGTGAAAAAGAAGATTCATCTCCGTTAATCTCCGCACAAAGGGAATTAATGGAAGAGACCGGTTATGGGAAAGGCGAGTGGGAAGAGTTTATGATCATATCTCCCAACCCGGGAACCCATACAAACTTAACCTATTGCTATCTTGCTACTAATGTAGAAAAAATATCCGAACCACATTTAGAAGCGACAGAAGATATACAAGTAAAACTCTTGACTATCGAAGAAGTAAAAGATCTATTGGAAAATAATAAAATAACTCAAGCCCAACATGCTGCTCCCTTATGGAAGTATATTGCATTATACGGGGAAAACAGACATTTTTAA
- a CDS encoding DUF6125 family protein, translating into MDQLEQLSKQELIELVHIFAKNMLALDGVWFQSIETKLGMDEAIEHDQNAWRKYTVIEAKRIKTFLKLPEKPGINGLKKALDFHFNAFLNQTETRITEDTLIYKVIDCRVQTARTRKGMPLHPCKSVGIIEYSYFAKEIDSRFDCETISCFPNITDPTCACCWKFTLRNETKTD; encoded by the coding sequence ATGGATCAACTAGAACAGCTATCAAAGCAAGAGCTCATCGAGTTAGTACATATTTTTGCTAAAAACATGCTGGCATTAGATGGTGTATGGTTTCAATCCATAGAGACTAAGCTCGGCATGGATGAAGCCATAGAGCATGATCAAAATGCATGGAGGAAATATACTGTAATTGAAGCCAAACGTATTAAAACGTTTTTAAAATTACCGGAAAAACCGGGTATAAACGGCTTAAAAAAAGCGCTTGATTTTCATTTTAACGCTTTTCTGAACCAAACAGAAACCCGGATAACCGAAGATACACTTATTTACAAAGTTATTGACTGTCGTGTACAGACTGCCCGTACTCGTAAAGGAATGCCTTTGCATCCTTGCAAATCGGTAGGGATCATAGAATATTCTTATTTTGCAAAAGAGATCGATTCAAGATTCGATTGTGAAACGATAAGCTGCTTTCCCAATATTACCGACCCGACATGTGCCTGCTGTTGGAAATTCACATTACGAAACGAGACTAAAACAGACTGA